The Thermoleophilaceae bacterium genome window below encodes:
- a CDS encoding methyltransferase domain-containing protein translates to MPLPTWAKTRMEALFEQVDADYHRKILDILPRDPRSRLLDVGCDDGAWTAELAARLGIPPSQVAGIEIVDERREQAQARGFDVRAGDIEQSWPFDPGSFDLVHANQVIEHVKRLDHFVDECKRVLRPGGLALICTENLASWHNVAALVLGYQPFSVTNISGRGNVGNPLALHEESSFESWQHIHVMSLDALRDVFLRGGFEIEDVFASGYYPAWGAVGSKLADRDPRHAHFIGVLARSRPASAADGREA, encoded by the coding sequence ATGCCGCTCCCCACATGGGCAAAGACGCGGATGGAGGCACTGTTCGAGCAGGTCGACGCCGACTACCACCGCAAGATCCTCGACATCCTGCCGCGGGATCCGCGCTCGAGATTGCTCGACGTCGGCTGCGACGACGGAGCCTGGACCGCTGAGCTGGCGGCGCGCCTCGGCATCCCGCCCAGCCAGGTGGCGGGCATCGAGATCGTCGACGAGCGACGCGAGCAGGCGCAGGCACGCGGCTTCGACGTTCGTGCGGGGGACATCGAGCAGAGCTGGCCGTTCGACCCCGGCAGCTTTGATCTCGTCCACGCCAACCAGGTGATCGAGCACGTGAAGCGCCTCGACCACTTCGTCGACGAATGCAAGCGGGTCCTCCGGCCCGGCGGCCTGGCGCTCATCTGCACGGAGAATCTCGCGAGCTGGCACAACGTCGCCGCCCTCGTGCTCGGCTACCAACCGTTCTCGGTCACGAACATCAGCGGTCGCGGAAATGTCGGCAACCCTCTTGCGCTGCACGAGGAATCGAGCTTCGAGTCGTGGCAGCACATTCACGTGATGTCGCTCGACGCCCTGCGCGATGTCTTCCTCCGCGGCGGCTTCGAGATCGAGGACGTGTTCGCGTCGGGCTACTACCCCGCCTGGGGCGCCGTCGGCTCGAAGCTCGCAGACCGCGACCCGCGCCACGCCCACTTCATCGGGGTTCTCGCAAGGTCGCGGCCGGCCTCCGCGGCCGACGGTCGGGAAGCGTAG
- the rfbC gene encoding dTDP-4-dehydrorhamnose 3,5-epimerase, with translation MKVIETRLEGPLLIQPTVHGDARGFFLESYRRNAYAQCGIDDEFVQDNHSRSSRGVVRGIHFQLPPGQAKLVRCARGAIFDVVVDLRRGSPSFGEWEGHELSDENNRQLYVPIGFGHGFCVLSDVADVIYKTSGYYDASIEAEIAWNDPDVGIAWPSGIEFAVSDRDANAASLAAVADDLPFTY, from the coding sequence ATGAAAGTGATCGAAACCCGGCTTGAGGGCCCCCTCCTCATTCAGCCGACCGTCCACGGGGATGCCCGCGGCTTCTTCCTCGAGAGCTACCGCAGGAACGCGTATGCGCAGTGTGGGATCGACGACGAGTTCGTGCAGGACAACCACTCGCGCTCGAGCCGCGGCGTGGTGCGGGGGATCCACTTCCAGCTGCCTCCAGGCCAAGCGAAGCTCGTGCGCTGTGCGCGCGGAGCGATCTTCGATGTGGTCGTTGATCTCCGGCGCGGCTCACCCAGCTTCGGCGAGTGGGAGGGACACGAGCTGTCTGACGAGAACAACCGGCAGCTGTACGTGCCGATCGGGTTCGGGCATGGCTTCTGCGTGCTCAGCGACGTCGCGGACGTGATCTACAAGACATCCGGCTACTACGACGCGTCGATCGAAGCCGAAATCGCCTGGAACGATCCCGACGTCGGCATCGCCTGGCCATCAGGCATCGAGTTCGCCGTGTCCGATCGCGACGCGAACGCTGCCTCGCTCGCGGCCGTCGCGGACGATCTGCCGTTCACGTACTGA
- a CDS encoding NAD-dependent epimerase/dehydratase family protein, producing the protein MPTAIITGSGGLIGSESARHFAEQGYDVIGLENDMRARFFGPEASTRRTSERLAAELDSFRWLDIDIRDRDVVERVFAEHARSIELVIHTAAQPSHDWAAKDPHTDFSVNANATLNLLQAAREHCPDATFVFCSTNKVYGDTPNRLPLEEHEQRLELPRSHQFWDGIDTTMSIDASTHSLFGVSKAAADLLVQEYGRYFHMPTVCFRGGCLTGPNHAGTQLHGFLAYLMRCTVTGAPYTVFGYGGKQVRDNIHSADLVRAFEAFHNAPRPAAVYNIGGGRESNCSMLEAIALCEQIAGSKLDWKLASDNRVGDHRWWISDLSPFRRDYPEWRLEYDIDGILREIFERNRDHWLATAR; encoded by the coding sequence ATGCCGACGGCCATCATCACGGGATCGGGCGGCCTGATCGGCTCGGAGTCGGCACGGCACTTTGCCGAGCAGGGGTACGACGTGATCGGGCTCGAGAACGACATGCGCGCCCGCTTCTTCGGACCCGAGGCGTCCACCCGGCGTACAAGCGAGCGCTTGGCGGCGGAGCTCGATTCCTTCCGCTGGCTCGACATCGACATCCGCGACCGTGACGTGGTGGAGCGCGTGTTCGCGGAGCATGCGCGCTCGATCGAGCTGGTGATCCACACCGCCGCCCAGCCGTCACACGACTGGGCCGCGAAGGACCCGCACACGGACTTCTCCGTCAACGCGAACGCCACGCTCAACCTCCTCCAGGCGGCGCGCGAGCACTGCCCGGACGCCACCTTCGTGTTCTGCTCGACGAACAAGGTCTACGGGGACACGCCCAACCGGCTGCCGCTCGAGGAACACGAGCAGCGGCTCGAGCTGCCTCGGTCGCACCAGTTCTGGGATGGCATCGACACCACGATGTCCATCGACGCGTCCACCCACTCTCTCTTCGGGGTGTCGAAGGCCGCCGCCGACCTGCTCGTACAGGAGTACGGCCGCTACTTCCACATGCCTACGGTGTGTTTTCGAGGCGGCTGCCTGACGGGCCCAAACCACGCCGGCACTCAGCTACACGGCTTCCTGGCTTACCTGATGCGATGCACCGTCACCGGCGCGCCCTACACGGTCTTCGGCTACGGCGGCAAACAGGTCCGCGACAACATCCACAGCGCCGATCTGGTGCGCGCGTTCGAGGCATTCCACAACGCGCCCCGGCCGGCCGCCGTCTACAACATCGGCGGCGGCAGGGAAAGCAACTGCTCGATGCTGGAGGCGATCGCGTTGTGCGAGCAGATCGCCGGTAGCAAGCTCGACTGGAAGCTCGCGAGCGACAACCGAGTGGGGGATCACAGGTGGTGGATCAGCGACCTGAGTCCGTTCCGGCGGGACTATCCGGAATGGCGTCTCGAGTACGACATCGACGGCATCCTGCGGGAGATCTTCGAACGCAATCGCGACCACTGGCTGGCCACCGCGCGCTGA